From Psychroflexus torquis ATCC 700755, the proteins below share one genomic window:
- the trmD gene encoding tRNA (guanosine(37)-N1)-methyltransferase TrmD — protein MRIDIITVVPDLLKSPFEASILKRSIEKKLVEIHIHNLRDYTTLSYKQIDDYQYGGGAGMVMMVEPIDKCISKLKGERDYDEVIYLTPDGEVLNQAMANTLSLKGNLIMLCGHYKGVDQRVRELFITREISIGDYVLSGGELAAAVLCDSIIRLIPGVLGNETSALTDAFQDDLLSPPIYTRPSTYKGLEVPKILLSGHQRKVDEWRDEKALERTKELRPDLLKED, from the coding sequence ATGCGAATAGATATTATTACTGTAGTTCCGGATTTACTAAAGAGCCCATTTGAGGCTTCTATCCTAAAGAGATCCATTGAAAAAAAACTAGTAGAAATCCATATTCATAATCTTAGAGATTATACCACTCTCAGTTATAAACAGATTGACGATTACCAATATGGTGGCGGTGCAGGAATGGTGATGATGGTGGAGCCTATCGACAAATGCATTTCTAAATTGAAAGGTGAAAGAGATTATGATGAAGTCATTTACCTCACCCCAGATGGAGAAGTCTTAAACCAAGCCATGGCAAATACGCTCTCCCTAAAAGGCAACTTAATAATGCTTTGCGGCCATTATAAAGGAGTAGACCAACGCGTAAGGGAGCTCTTTATCACAAGAGAAATCTCTATTGGTGACTATGTCCTTTCTGGAGGAGAGTTGGCAGCAGCAGTCTTGTGTGATAGCATCATAAGACTTATCCCTGGTGTACTTGGAAACGAAACCTCTGCTCTAACCGATGCTTTTCAAGATGATTTGCTATCTCCGCCCATTTATACAAGACCTTCAACCTACAAAGGATTAGAAGTTCCAAAGATTTTATTAAGCGGACACCAAAGAAAAGTCGACGAA